The DNA window TTTTGATGCGAAGCACCATTTCAATACGCTGCATCACCATGGCCACCTCGCTTAAGGTGACCAATTCTTCAAATTCAAGCGCCGACAGATTGGTCATCGATTGATCCAGTACCGATTTGTACTTCTCCAACGTCTGAATCGCCTGATTTGCTTTGGTTAAAATGACGCCGAGGTCTTTTAAGGCATACCGGCTGTTTCCCTGATACAGGGTAATGATATTGCGTCGCTGGGAGATCGAGATTACCAGCTTACCGGTTTGCCGTGCCGTCCGCTGAGCGGTGCGATGCCGAATTCCCGTCTCTGTCGATGGAATGGAGGAACTGGGAACGAGTTGGGCATTGGCATACAAGATGCGGCGCCCATCGTTGGATAAAATGATGGCCCCGTCCATCTTCGCCAATTCGTACAGATAGGCGGGAGCAAACGGACAGTCGATATGGAACCCTCCATCCATCAGTTCCCGCATGCCCTCGTCGTAACCGACTACGATTAGTGCCCCTGTTTTCGCTCCTAAAACGTTGTCCAGGCCCTCCCGAAACAGCGTTCCCGGTGCTACCATACGTAGTGTTTCATGGTTGAAGTTGTTTTTTCTTATCTCTTCTTTCAACGATCTGACCCTCCCAATGCTGCTTCCAACGCTTCTTCCAATGTATCGACCCACACCATCTCCACATCAGCGGGCGGTGTCCACCCACGCCGGTTTTTGGCCGGTACAACCGCTCGCTTAAAGCCCATATTGCGTATCTCGGATACACGCTGTTCTAGGCGACTTACCCCTCTCACCTCTCCAGTGAGGCCCACTTCCCCGATAAAAACATCCTTGGGGCGAGTCGGTTTGTCGCGAAAACTGGAAGCCAGACTGATCGCCACCGCCATATCGACAGC is part of the Desmospora activa DSM 45169 genome and encodes:
- the disA gene encoding DNA integrity scanning diadenylate cyclase DisA, which gives rise to MVAPGTLFREGLDNVLGAKTGALIVVGYDEGMRELMDGGFHIDCPFAPAYLYELAKMDGAIILSNDGRRILYANAQLVPSSSIPSTETGIRHRTAQRTARQTGKLVISISQRRNIITLYQGNSRYALKDLGVILTKANQAIQTLEKYKSVLDQSMTNLSALEFEELVTLSEVAMVMQRIEMVLRIKSEIESYINELGTEGRLISMQLEELVVHVEEEAHLVIRDYCREPYSQSPESILNQLDKLSADELLEHANIVRIMGYSGNNNLQEEAVSPRGYRILHKIPRLPGPIIQKLVSHFEFLPRVMLATIEELDEVEGIGEVRARAIKEGLKRIQEQVFIDRHI